A genomic segment from Candidatus Hydrogenedens sp. encodes:
- a CDS encoding inositol monophosphatase, with translation MKKTEIEVIKEFFVEILPYIVDSYKRKEELTISTKKDATDFLTEVDLFVQSSFIKKIKSFFPEDLIIGEEAGFSQYEEDYKGRVWIIDPIDGTANFVRSYFPAFVVAIAFANNGELVSSGVLVPITGDVFIAEKGKGAWCNGQRIEVSIKKNLNESCVQLDVGRKSSRKERLPFFINPILYFGQVRCIGSAILALIQVAMGVADAYIHASLQPWDFLAGKLILEEAKGKITQIDGTPVHLFSKNNGIIATNGYIHEELLKILNETLK, from the coding sequence ATGAAGAAAACAGAAATAGAAGTTATAAAAGAGTTTTTTGTCGAAATATTACCATATATCGTTGATAGTTATAAAAGAAAAGAGGAATTAACTATCTCTACAAAAAAAGATGCGACAGACTTTTTGACAGAAGTAGACCTTTTTGTTCAAAGTTCTTTTATAAAGAAGATAAAAAGTTTCTTCCCTGAAGACCTTATTATTGGCGAAGAAGCAGGCTTTTCCCAATATGAAGAAGATTATAAGGGACGCGTATGGATTATCGACCCTATTGATGGGACGGCCAATTTTGTAAGAAGTTATTTCCCCGCATTCGTAGTAGCCATTGCTTTCGCAAATAATGGAGAATTGGTTAGTTCCGGTGTTTTGGTGCCTATTACGGGAGATGTTTTCATCGCGGAAAAGGGGAAAGGTGCTTGGTGTAATGGGCAAAGAATAGAAGTGTCTATTAAGAAAAATTTAAATGAATCTTGCGTTCAATTGGATGTTGGTAGAAAATCATCAAGAAAAGAAAGACTTCCTTTTTTCATAAATCCAATTCTCTATTTTGGGCAAGTTCGTTGTATTGGCTCTGCAATATTGGCATTGATACAGGTTGCTATGGGTGTTGCAGATGCTTATATCCATGCTTCATTGCAACCGTGGGATTTTTTAGCCGGCAAATTGATTTTAGAAGAAGCAAAAGGGAAGATAACCCAAATAGATGGAACACCTGTTCATTTGTTCTCAAAAAATAATGGGATTATTGCAACAAACGGTTATATTCATGAGGAATTGCTAAAAATTTTAAATGAAACTTTAAAATAA
- a CDS encoding response regulator, translated as MEPKKVILIIDDDPDIRSALRVMLESAGFVVGEAANGEEGLKAVQRIKPDAVIIDLMMENVDSGSQVAIKLKEDKYPGPMYMLSSAGDAVRYNIDARELGLAGIFQKPVDPKVLISTLKAKLGVA; from the coding sequence ATGGAACCAAAGAAAGTTATACTTATTATTGATGATGACCCTGATATTCGTTCTGCATTAAGGGTTATGTTAGAATCCGCAGGATTTGTCGTTGGCGAGGCTGCTAACGGAGAAGAAGGCTTAAAGGCAGTCCAGAGAATAAAACCTGACGCAGTCATTATAGATTTAATGATGGAAAATGTAGATTCCGGTAGTCAGGTTGCTATAAAACTAAAAGAAGATAAATATCCCGGACCTATGTATATGTTAAGTTCCGCAGGTGATGCGGTTCGTTATAACATTGACGCTCGCGAACTGGGATTGGCTGGAATTTTCCAGAAACCCGTTGACCCGAAGGTCTTAATTTCTACCCTGAAAGCAAAATTGGGTGTAGCATAA
- a CDS encoding MFS domain-containing histidine kinase has protein sequence MSSTSGKYSQSLLSKLIRFFLRDEEGSFPIFLHSLRLEDQLYDFTIIRFFVAVLIVIGSFFAKYILGIDQLNHYALILLAIILFVANTINFIIAFPSRRKKNKSSTYRFLLVFILHLSIATDFLFLTIAIWLVGGVYSPFQTFFIFHVIIASVLFSPLIAFAYTIYGYLLFLTLAILIWLQWLPQMYPMGAVPSNNPPTGTYIITVAVVQGLLFFLTASLTTHLMYFLREGQRQIVRINKDLERLCDQRKGFLQIALHNLRAPISAIAMHLQNLLYGYGGELNETQKGWVQRSLTRIDELVSFLHDLENLSVMENADLLREAKEFELNSLIEKVIKENQDLIASKNHEIKVELPEKKIFVSGIQRLIQEAILNFLTNAIKYTPQNGKIIVRAYMHSSYVRIEVEDNGIGISQEDIPKLFKEFVRLKQQKVEGVDATGSGLGLYIVRQVIESHGGKVFVKSQPGKGSIFGFDLPIIRKK, from the coding sequence ATGTCAAGTACTTCAGGTAAATATTCCCAGTCACTATTATCTAAATTAATTCGTTTTTTCCTTCGAGATGAAGAAGGCTCTTTTCCTATTTTTTTACATAGCCTTCGTTTAGAAGACCAATTATATGATTTTACAATTATACGGTTTTTTGTTGCTGTTCTGATTGTTATAGGTTCTTTTTTCGCAAAGTATATATTAGGAATTGACCAATTAAATCATTATGCCTTAATTTTGTTAGCAATTATTTTATTTGTGGCAAATACCATAAATTTTATAATTGCTTTTCCGTCAAGAAGAAAAAAAAATAAATCATCTACTTACCGTTTCTTACTTGTTTTTATTTTACATCTGTCTATTGCTACCGATTTTTTATTCCTTACCATTGCGATATGGTTAGTGGGAGGTGTTTATTCTCCTTTTCAAACATTCTTTATATTTCATGTGATTATTGCAAGTGTTTTATTTAGTCCTTTAATTGCATTTGCCTATACGATTTATGGTTATTTACTCTTTTTGACATTGGCAATTCTTATCTGGCTACAATGGCTTCCACAAATGTATCCAATGGGAGCAGTTCCATCAAATAATCCACCTACAGGGACATACATTATAACAGTTGCTGTTGTTCAAGGGTTGTTATTTTTCTTAACAGCATCACTCACAACTCATTTAATGTATTTCCTGAGGGAAGGACAAAGGCAAATTGTAAGAATAAACAAAGATTTAGAAAGATTGTGTGACCAGAGAAAAGGATTTTTACAAATAGCTTTGCATAATTTAAGAGCCCCTATTTCCGCAATAGCCATGCACTTGCAAAATTTGCTTTATGGATATGGAGGTGAATTAAACGAAACACAGAAAGGTTGGGTTCAACGCTCATTAACGAGAATTGACGAATTGGTATCTTTCCTACACGATTTAGAAAATCTTTCTGTAATGGAAAATGCAGATTTATTAAGAGAGGCAAAAGAGTTCGAGTTAAATAGTCTTATTGAAAAGGTTATTAAGGAAAATCAAGATTTAATAGCAAGCAAAAATCATGAGATAAAAGTAGAACTACCTGAAAAAAAGATATTTGTTTCAGGTATTCAGCGATTAATTCAAGAGGCTATTCTGAATTTTCTAACGAATGCTATTAAATATACACCCCAGAATGGCAAAATAATTGTTCGTGCATATATGCATTCATCGTATGTTCGAATTGAAGTTGAGGATAATGGCATTGGAATATCACAAGAAGATATCCCAAAACTATTTAAGGAATTTGTTCGCTTAAAACAACAAAAAGTAGAAGGGGTTGATGCAACAGGTTCGGGTTTGGGTTTGTATATTGTGCGACAGGTAATAGAAAGTCATGGGGGAAAGGTTTTCGTTAAAAGCCAGCCTGGCAAAGGAAGTATTTTTGGTTTCGATTTACCTATAATACGAAAAAAATGA